The window GCGCCCAGCTCGGCCGCCAGGAAGCCTCCAACGCTCGTCGAGCGGTGGACGCCTGCATTGAGGCGTACCAGGCAGCGCCGCCCACTGACCGGCCGGACTGGGTGCACTACATGAACCAGGCCGAAGTGGAATGCTTGGCCGCCAACGCCTACACCGAGCTGGCCCTAGCCGAACCGGAGCCAAAGCGCGCCCTCGCGCACGCCGCGCAGGCCGAGCAGCACACCAACAGCGCGATTGCCATCCGGGGAGCATCCTACTCACGCAGCCGCGTACTGGACCACCTCCGCCTCGGGAAGGTGCGCCTCGCTCAGCGTGAGCCTGCCGAGGCGGCCAACGTCGGCATGCAAGCCCTCGAGCAAGCCAACGGCATGCGCTCTTCGGTGCTTACCAAGTGGCTGACCGGCCTCTCTGACCCGCTCGGGGCGCAGTACGCCTCCGTTCCGGCGGTCGCTGCGTTTCGCGAGGCGCTATCCGACTACTTGCGCGTGAACACCGCGGGGAGCCGTCGTGAATCCGACGACTGAACCGGTGCGCTACAACCATCTCGGGCCAGAGGAAGCTGCCGACGCCGCGAAGGCGCTCACCGCCTTATACCGCGAGGTGTACGCCGAACCGCCTTACAACTGGGACGACGAACACGCCGAGTTGTTCGCCAAGCGGTTCGAGCAGCAACGCCAGGCCCCCGGCTTTGACCTGGTCGTGGCGCACGCGACAAGCGGGCTGGTGGGCTTCACATTCGGGGTGACGCTGTTGCCGGATACGCCGTGGTGGCAGAACCTCATCGCTGAGGTAGACAGCTCGCTGACCGAGGAATACCCCGACCGGACGTTTGCCCTCGTCGAGCTGATTGTGGCGCAGCCCTGGCGGCAGCGTGGGATTGGCAAACAACTGTACGACCGACTGCTGGCCGGCCGCCGTGAGGAACGGGCGACCTTGACAGTCTTACCAGCAGCCGAACCAGCCCAGCGAGCTTACGCTGCCTGGGGCTGGCGACGCGTGGCGCAGAAGCGCAACCCGCTACCGGGATCGCCGGTGTTTGATGTGATGGTTAAGGATTTCACATAGCTCAAACCACAAAATTTCCTTGCAAGCGCGTGGCGCCGCAGTTTCGGCGCTTCCGTCTCTCTGCCACCTTCGGTCGACCGTCGACGCCGTGCGGCTGTTTCAAGTAGGTGTAAAATAGGGGTATGACGGAGCAAGGTTGCAACGACCCGCGGGAGAAGCGGCACCGACTCAAGGCTGGCGGAGCTATGAAAAGCCTTGCCCCGGAAGTCGTCGGCGCAGTCATTGCACATCCCGTTCATCAGACCAACCGTGCCCGCATAGAGATTCTCATTGAGCAGCTTCGCTCCTGCAAGGAACCAGCAGACTACAACGAGTTCCAGCGTCACCTGTTCAAGGCTGTCTACGAGATTGAGGAACGTCGCAGTCAATGTTCTCGTATCGTCAAGCGGCTACGGAAGGGCGAGTCACTTCCGGTCGACCGGCCAGCACTGTCGAATGACAGCGACCCAAGCGTGTTGGCAACATGGGAATTTGAGCTCTTTGTCTACGAGCGTTTGGCTCGGCAGCTACGGACCGTTGGCGACGGCCTCGCTTGGCGTTGCTTTGGCTATGACAGGCGACTGATACTCGCTTTGTCCCGCAACGAATCGCCCGGCATGATGTATGGCAAAGAGGGCTTGCCGTTCGAGCTCGGCCGTGTCAATCATCTGTGGGAGGATCGTGGACATTTCACACTTCTGCATGACCTCACAAACTGCCTCCGTATCGCTGACCTATCCGAGTTCACGGCAGACGGTGGAATCCTGCTACACGAAGTCAAGAAGAACCCGCAGGCCGACCGAAGCGCCCAAATGAAGCGTATTGAGGCCGCTGTCAACGCCGTGATGCACGGCGGGACTCTTCCTGGGGATCAGCTTGACGCGCGACTGGTTGAGCTAACTGAGCCGTATGTTGTGAACCTTAAGCAACTTAATGACCTGCTCCAACTTGCTAAGCAGCACGGTTGCCGAGGGATGCGCCTGCCTCAGGGCCGCGCCCTCTTTGCCACCTCGATCCCTGACAATTACAACCGCTGGAAAGGTAATCCTGACGCCGGCATGGCCGCGTCTGATTCAGCTCGGCTGCGAGCTATTAAACGCGCTGGAATTGACAAGGCGATGCATCATATTCAAGGATTCAGCGGCGACACCGCGGCACGCTCGCCCATCATGGCACCATGGTCGATCTACCCATTCAGTTCAGAGGATTGCTCCGCGCTCATCTGCGATCTGCTTGGTTTTCAAACAATCCTCTCCGTAGATGCACTTGTTGATAGCCTGACGGCGGTTGGCCTCCACGCCGACATTCTTCTCAATCCAGCCGACGGTGACCTGAGCGGTGACAAAAAGGTGCTACGCGCCTGGTTGGATAACCGATCGTTGACACTGCATGCCGAAGGCTTGAACGTGCTGCTATATGAACTCCTGGAACCGGACGCTTGGGCGCGCGGAGTACTGGAGACACTGAGCGTTGAGACTCGGCCGGGCTCGCCAGGCGTAGTTTTTGCAGATGAAGCTGCCAGTTGGCTCTGACATTACTCCAGATGCGCCAGATCGTCCCGAGTGACAGCCACAGTCTTTTGGGAGCCCCGATAGCTAGCTGACGGCATCGGGCGTGCACGGATAACGACGACGAAGACGGTAACGCCAGAGGCATGCAAGCGAGGAGGCCATAAGGTCGCGTCGTCGTCGGACGAGATCTGAAGATTGTTCTCGCTCAGGTTGATGACGATAAGATGGGAGACCGTCTTGCCGTAATCGTGTGCGTAGTGGACCGCCTGGTTGAAGCCCTTCCGTATGTATGAAACGTCGTAGTGGTCGCCGTTGTACAGCTTCGTCTCTTCAACAAGAGAGTCATCGCTGCCCACGTTGGCAATATTGTCCGCTTCGCCCGACGCCGAACGTGGCTGCGAAATAATGTAATCCACTCCCTGGTCAAACAAGAACTTCTGAATGTATCGGTCGTAGATTGCCTCCCCATGCGTCTTGTCCGCATCGTATCGTGCGTAAAGCTCGTCGACGTCAAAAGTCTCCAGCCGCCGCTTCAGTCGTTCGAGTAGGTAGAGCGTCTGACTGGCCGTACCAAGCCGCTCTTCAAGGTACTCAACGAACGGCTCGATAGCTTGCTCGGTCATGTACCGAAGTATGGTATCAATATCGCGTTCCCCCACCGGCGCAAAGGAGGTGCCGAGCTGAAGAACGTTCGCCTTCCCCTGGGCAATGTCATTCAGGAGCCGCCATATAACACTTGCCCGCCCCTCTTCCGAGTCGGGCCAATCGTAGCCATCACTGTTGATGTTCTGGTCAATCCAATCTTCGACACTAAGGCCTGGGTCGGCTCGTTCAGCTGACTCAACGATCGCCCTGAGCGCGGGTGACTTAAGAACGAAGCTCCGAAGGTAGCGGCATTCAGTTACGTAGGCATCCTGGCCAGTCTTGTAGAGGCGCCTGTAGCGGTCGCGCAGTTTGACTTGCAGGTTTTGCTCGTACTTCACTCAAATAGTCCTCTCAAGGAGTTCTTGACGTCTTCGATCGCGCCATGCACTGAGCCGCCGCTGTCGATGAGGTGGATCAGGGTGTAGCAGCACCGGCAGCGACGATACGCCTGGGTGTGCACATCCAAGAGTTGAGTCTCGACGACGTAGCCGCACTGCGGGCACGGAAACTCAATGAGCTGTGACAGCAGTCTATAGGAAAAGTCAGACAACAGGCGCCTCCGGCATGCGCTATGAGCGTCGCAGAGATCAACTCTCGACTACCTCTTTCCCAGGTTTTTTCGCTGCGTGGTAACCGCCTTTTGTCACAACGCGTCTGCGCACGCCTGAAGCAAGGTATTGACGGCAACACTTGCCGGCATGTCGACGAAACGGAGAAGACTTGCTTTTCCTGATATTTGACGATGCAACACGTCATGTGCTTGCGTCTTGAACTCAACCAAGCGCGTCATGTAGTTCTTGTCATTGCGACTACCCCAACCATAGTTGTTGGCCGCTTCCTTGAAGTCATCAAAACCAAAGATCGGCGGCACGTGATCCAGGATGGCTCGCAAAATCGCATGAGAGCTGTAGGTCTTCTCGTGAGCGTAGTTGTCATTGAGTTCGGCGATCAGCTGGAGCAACTTTTCGCAGTTGAATCGGGTCGCCGACATCTTGGCCTCGATCGCCGCGACTACATCAGGGTGGACGTAGTCAGCTGTCGGAGTCACGGGCTTGCTCTGCGCAAACCCGCGAGCATGCATCGGCAACGGCCGGAGCGGTACGCTGTCCGATTCCGCTCGCCAAGTCGCCTGAACTGCGCGGTAGTCTGCAAGCGAGCGAACCTGTGCGAATCGACGTACGTCGCGCCCGAGCGTGAATTCCCAGCTTTGCTCTGCGGGTTTGGATCCCGCCGATCCCCACCGCTCGACGGCCAGTAGTTTTCCGAGTCGCTGTACGTCAGCGAGCCTGTCCTTCTTTAGTCGAAAAGCCCGCACGAGATCTGCGCTCGAAACGGCGCAGGCGTCGTACTTGCCTTGGGAAGGTTCGAAATCCAGCTCCTTCTTTGCGAACCAGCGAAGTGTTCGGAAAAACAAATAGAGGTCAGACTCGGTGCCTGGGCAGAGCGCCACGCCTTCGAGCGTTAACCGCAGCAAGGTGTCCACTTGGGGTGGTGCACCACCTGACCATGTGGGTTGTAGCACGTCTTTAGGGATGTCGCGTAGGACGCGAGCGAGGTCTAACTTGTCGTTCTTGCGCAGGGGACGATCGAGGTGCCCGAACGTCGGCCACGTGCCGCGCTCGAGGAAAAATCCGTAGACCGCTTGGAGGGTCGTTTGCATCTCTCGCGGTGGCGAGGTGTACAAGGTATCCACGTGTTCGATCTCCATGTCTCCGGCGGTTCATGGTGAGGATACGCCTGGGCGAGTCGTAGGCGTAATCCGGATTCCTTGTAGCCTCGACTCCATTGTGCTGACACTTGACCTTGGCAACGAAGTCAGCCGCGCGGGCCTCATTTGCTCGGTAGCCCCAGTCGGCAGTTTGCCTAACATGCTACTGCTTGGAGTAGCGCCGGACATTTGCTATACTCTTTCACGTATGGAAGCAAGCCTGATCCAACTCGAACAAATCCTCCGCGACAACAATGCGGAAAGCTTCATCACGGCCGTTGACGGTGCGGTTACCAAAGCCGGCAAGATCATCCTGATGAGCCTGCGGGCCTTCTACCAACAACCAGAATTGTTGTACGCTGCCCTCAGCCACGCCAGCGCCCGTGGCGTGGCAGTGACTTTCACGCCTGGTGCTATGCCGGGTGATGCAGATTCTGAAACTAAGGCTGAACGGCCGTAGGCTTTGCAATATCCATGGAGCAGATCAACGAAGAATCACCCGATCATTTTCGTAACACGGATCCAGGAAGTATCACAAGAAACCGCTCTGCATTTCTCCGCGCAGTGCCAATCATTGGACGCATGGCATTCCCAGTCGTTGCGGCTCAAGTGGCAATATTTGGCGCCTACATACACCACGAGTGGCAAGTGGCAGATCAGGCTGCGGCTGCCGCGGGGGCGCTCGGAAGGTATTCTGGACCCGCAGCGGCTATTGCTGAGTACCAAGCGCGTGCACGAGAACATGACGAAAAGATCTTCTCTGCAAGCGAGTATTCAGCAGGCATCCTTGCCCTGGATGCCTTGGCTGTCCTGGGCGGCGCTGCTGCGTATGCGCGAACATCTGGGCGAGACTCGAACGAGTGATGCCCGATCGATCGGAGGGAAGTAGACTACGCTCATCAAACTTTAGAATTTGAACTCAGACGTAGTTGCTAACCGTGAAGGCTACTAGAGTATGCCCGGTCGAAGATCGAAAGTTCGCACTGTCCTGACTGTGACGCTGGTCACGGTAGCTGCGGCGGTCGATGCGATAGCTATCAGCCAGTTTGCCAATGCGCTGCCACTTCCTTTTCCTGTAGCACTCTCGGCGCTGCTGGTTGTAGTCATCGTCAAAATCATTGTCGGAATACGAAAGCGGAGCAAGGAATCCACGAAAGACTCGAACGCCCCTACTCAGTATCCTATGATCGCCACACCGCCCAGGCGCGATCCCCAACTAACCAACTTCCCGCCAACCGAACCCATCATCATCATTTCGCAGCCGAAACCATTCATTGACCCTCCACCGATTTACGCTCCTTCGGAACAGCGGTCAGGCAACGTGCTCCAATACGACCCCCCTGTCCCCTGGCGACCGCCGGAACCTCCGTGGAACCCTTCCTGGCCACCATTTCCTACACCGCCGGGTCAGCCCTCATTTCCGCCATCCAAGGCGCTACCGACCGGCAATGTCGTTGACAGCCCCATCAAGCCACAAAAACATCGTGCGCGGCTGAAAAATGTCGCAGCGCGCTTGACCCTCGGGGCCTTGTGGTTCTCCGCTGGCTCCCTCGCACTGTTTGCGGCATATAGTATATATCCCCATCTGCATAGCGCCGCTTACCCAGGTGAGCAGCCCAGCGCTGTCAATGTCCTCCTGGCCTTGTTCGTTATTGTCTTGGTTTGCGTCGCACTACTCTGTGGCTTCATGGCGCTAAGGTTCTTGTTCTTTCCACGTGGTGCGCGATGAAGGGATTGCGAGCCATGAAATGTAAGCCCGCCTAAGCTTGGGATCTGGATCACCTCGTCCAAAACACCGCCACCCTGCCATGGTGCAGCTCCTCCACCAGCAGCCCTTCGGACTGCATGTCCCGCGCGTACGCCTCAACGTCGACGCTGACGTAGTGCCGGATGCTCTCTGGAACGAACTGCATGAAGTCGTAGGCATCGGTCTCAGATAGCAAGTGCTCGACGTATTCCTCGGCCGACTCCCACTCGCCGTGGTAGTGGTCGAGGAAGTGTTCGTCGGTCAGGAGTTCGGTACTGTCGATGCCAACGTGCTCGACCCACTTGGTGTACGCCTGTCCATGCTGAGCAAGCCCTCGCGCCACCCGTGACACCGTGTCGAAGCTGTCGTACTCGCCGACCGAGTACCCCGCGAAATCCTCGTAGTCGAAGATGGCCCACTCCTCGGCATCCGGGGTGTAGCCATTGCGCAGCATGAACTGCGTGGCGGCTTGCAGCTCATCCGGCTCGAGGGTGGCGTCCATCCAGACGCCGTGCAGCCGCCCGCTGTTGTAGTCAGCCAGGCTGCCCACCCAGATGCGCGGGCTGTGCCCGCTCGGCGAGGCGTCGGCCTCCGTGTTCGCTTGCTCGTAGGCGTCACGCTCGGCGTGGTACGTGCTGTACTCGGTCTCGATGGCTGACCATTGGACTTCAAGCGCATGGTCGTCCAGGGCTTCCCGGACATGCCGGTACCCCTGCTCGTCCTGGATCAGGATGAGACCGCCGGGGCGGTCCTGGTGCTTGACCAGGCCGTACCAGCCCAAGTCGCTCACGGTGCCGATCTCGTTGTCCGGCGGTGCACCGAACAGGACGTCGAGCTCCTCGACTGAGTAGCGGCGTTCCTCGAAGTTGTGGCGAGCGACTTCGGTCGGACTCCACGCGGCGGCATCCGTCCATGGGTAGTCGTCAAGGTCGTCCTGGTCGCGGGTATCGACGACGGCCACTTCGCCCAAGGTGCGCACGCCAGCCGCCGAGATGCGCTCGAACAGGGCCTGGCAGGCGGCGGCTTCTTCAGGAGATTGCTCGACTTGATCACTGGTGCTGACGGCCAGGCGCCCCATGGCATCAGCCGGCGGGCCGTACGGCGGTCGTTCTTCGTCCCGGCTATCCGGCTCGTCGTCCTGGCGTTCCGGCTGCGCCGGCCACAGCTGGTGCCAGCCAGCTACGGGCGCCGCGTCGTCGCGGTTGTCCAGGTATTCGTCGAGGGCATCGAGCCAGGGTTCGACTTCGACGCCGGTCTCATTGTCTTCGCGCCAGGCATCCAACTCATCCCTCAGACCGTCCGTCAGGGCACCCGTCGAGGCCAGGGCGTAGAGCGGTGAGCGTTGACCGCCGTGCAGCTGGGAGGCGATGACCCGCACCGTGGTGTGGTCGATGGGGCGGCCTTCGCGCAGGGCTTCCGTGATGCCGTAGTGGATCAGTTGTTCGTCGGTGAGGTGCTCTGGTGGCGTTGATTCGTTTTGAAAGTTACCTCCTTGAGGTGTTGATAGGTGTTCCACATTCGTGTCTCCGTTTACGGTAGTTGATGAAATATCTAGAGAATGGTTGCTGTGGTACATCGCCATTCACGTCTGTACGGTTGCATTCTGCCGACCACCGCCCGTACGTTCTCAGCATTGGCGGCATGACCCCATGCTTCAATGATGTGCTCGCTTGGTTTTTGGAAATGGAAGGTGCGCAGCCGGTATCCCTGTCCAGAAATATTCGGCCGGAATTGCCGACCGAGCAGCGCCAGGCACAGTTGTGGCGATAGGTGTGCCTCCACCTGCGTCAAGGGGCGGCTGCCGCCTAGTACTTCGACCAGGCCAGACAGGACATGAGCGGCAAAACGTTGTTCTTCGCGGGTAACAGGTTCGAGATAAGGTGCAATGACTGACTGTTCGACTCGCTGAGTAATTGGTTTGGATGCAGCGAGTGTCTTTTGCTCCGGGATGGCGAGGTGTTCAAGAGTGAGCGCTGTTTGGCCTACGAGGTGAGTGAGAACGTTAAATTGCTCTGCGGATGCTTGCGCCTCCTTGAGTGAGACAAGTTGTTCCATATGAAGTTCTCCTTATGAAGTTATGTGATGTAAAATCGTCCTTGATCGATGAGCGGCGTTGGCGCATACTAGAACGTACTTATGACCAACGAAGAACTATTCAACGATCTCAAACAGTTTATTGCAACGACGGTGTCGCAAGAAGTAGCTGGCTTGCGTACGGAACTGAAGGACGACATCAAGAGCCTGGACCAAAAGGTCGATGCTATCCAAGATGCCGTTGCCGAAGCACTGAGCCAAACCAACGAAGCCCTCGATGCCACGGTGCAAGACCATGAGCAGCGCCTCCAGCGTCTTGAGCATCGGACGGCGTGACGGCATTGGCCGGTGGCTGGCAGGTCGTCTGTTTAGGAGGTAGTTCCGCCGCAAAGTTGCCGGGTCGTAGTGATACTACGACTCAGCCACTTCATCGATTTTGACGGCAACGCTGACGGCAACGAGGCCAAGCAACCACATCTTTCGCCGTTCATTGACGAGGTTGTTTACAGCGGTCACGCGTTGTTGGACACCTTCACGAATTGAGCTTCGAACCAAGGGGTCGCAGGTTCGAATCCTGCCGGGTGTACCAGATAGCAAAGATGTAGTTTGATCAACAAGCTCACGCGTTTGCGGCAGTATTTGACGGCAACGCGAGCCACTGGTTGCTCTCCAGAACAACCGTTCAACCTTGCCTAACGCTTCGCGCCGCGCGTCCATGTCTACGTGCTGGTAGAGCTGTTGCGTTGTCGACACATGGGCATGTCCGAGAATTAGCTGGGCATCCCGCGCTTGCACACCCAAGTCCTTCAGGAGCGTCGCTGTGGTGTGGCGCACATCATGAATTCGGATCACCCTGACACCATGTTGCCGACAGATTCTCTGGAAGGAACGTAGGAAGTTCTTTGGCTCGATTGGACGACCGGTCTTTGTCGTAAAGATGAGCCCGTTGTCCACCCACCCAGTACCAGCAGCATCCCGCATTGCATGGTAGCGGATCTTGTGGGCGGCGAGAGCTTCGTGGGCGAGGCCAAGCAGCGGCAAATCCCGGTTCCCGGCATCCGTTTTCACGGGACCTTGGATGAGAGCGTGGCCAACTCGCTGAACTTGCTGACGAACGCGGACCTCCAATGTGGCAAGGTCGATGTCTTGCCAACGAAGTCCGAGTACTTCACCGCGCCGAAGTCCGTAGAGGACGAGCAGCGCGAAGGCGGGGTACAGGGGATCGGTGCGTGCTGCCGCAAGAAACTGCTTCGCTTCGTCGCTTGCCCACGGCCGTACTTCCTTTGGCTTGTAGCTATCGAGGACGACGAGCCGCGCGACGTTTCGGATAACCAACTCGTCGCGTTGCGCTTGTCCCAAAGCTGCACTCAAGACCATACGGATGACGTGTGCCTTGCGGAGCGAGTGCCCGCTTTCAATCCCCTGGTTCAGAAATACCTGTACCTTTGGTACAGACAGCAAGGCGAGGGACTCTCTTCCGAGGTTTGGCTTGAGAAACAACCGGACGGCCCACTCGTACTGTTCATAGGTTGCTGGACGCCGGTTCGGTAGCACCACGTGTTCAAGCCAGTAGTCCAGGTACTCGCCCATTTTCCAGTTCCTGTCCGGCACCGGTACGCCACGCTGACTCTGTGCCTTGATTCGTGCCAGCTTCTCATGAGCCTCCTGGCGAGTCTTCCCAACTTTCCGTACGCGCTTTCGAGTACCACTGGTGGTCAGGAAGTAGGCCGCAGCTTCGTACCGCCCGTCCTTCCGGCGGTAGATCGTGCCCTCGCCGTTGGCGTGGCGACCCACTACAAGGTCCCCTCGTCGCGCAGGTGAGCAATCAGCGTATCGACCGCATCCCGAGGGACAAGCCGCCGCTTACCGATCCGGATCGTGACGAGCTGTCGTGACCGGATGAGCTCGTAGAGCTTCCAGTTGCTGACCCGCAGCACCGCGCAGGCTTCCTTGACGGTGTAGAGGACTGGCATGACGTTGTCGTCGGCCTCGCCGCCGGTTGGCGTTGATCGACGCCAGAAGGCTCGAAGCCTCGTATGTGAGACTGGTGTACTGGTTGTGATCATTAATCACCTCCTTTCAGTTGGTTGTTGTTGCAAGGGCTCGCGACCCTCAGCCCCGCCGCCGGGGACGGCGGAGCTGCGAGACACGAGGCGGGCGGTAGGGGTACTCCGGATCGTTTGCCTGCAAGAGCCGCTTGACGGTGCTTTCGCTGATCGACCACTGCTCGCCGATCCGCCACTTCGGCGTCCCGCCGTGGTAGGCGTCGATCATGAGGCGGAGGTCAGCGTCGCTCAGCTGGTCAGTCACCCGCCACTGACGCTGGCTTCGGCCAGTCGATTGGACCGAAACCCGCCCTGTGGTGATCTCGGCTCGGGCGGCCTCCAGACGGTCGACCGCTCTGACTAGGGCGTTCGCCAAGTCCAAGCGTTTGGAGTAAGCGCCCACAAGGTCCACATCGTACGAAACCCCTTCGTTTCAGCCTCCTTGGCTGGTCGGAGGGGTTTTTTGCATTGCGTATTCGATCTTCGATGATCGGCTCGCGGCTTGCTCTTGTTCTCCTGGTGGGGCAGAAGTGGAGCACCGCCCCAGCCTTCATCCGGCGTCGGCGCGGTGTTCCCGCTGTTCCCCGGGCTCGCGCGGCGGGTGACCCCCGCCGTGGCGAAGAGGGGACAACCGGCGCCACCCTCCCACCGTCGGCCACACTCGGTGACGGCGTCGGCGGTAGTGGCGCCGCCGTGTGCCAGCGGCGCTCGAGATCGTCGAGCAGCCGCTGCTCGACCTCTGGAGCGACGTGGGAGTAGGTCTCGATGACCCGGTTATCCAGGTGATGGCCGAGCCTCCGAGCTTGGGCAATCTCCGGCGCGCCGCCTGCGATCAGCCAGGTCTTGTGGCTGTGCCGCAGTCCGTGGAAAGTCAGCCCAGGCCGCACCGCCCGCCTTCACAGCGGCCTCCCACCCGGCTGAAACAAGAAGCGTCGCTCCGCAACAGGTGTGGTTCCCTAGCGCGGACATCTCCGGCGTCCGCCCCTAACGACGATGCAGGCGCCGGCCGCCATCCACGAAGCGCAGACCGGGGGCAACTGTAACCCGCCAGGGCGGTTGCAGTGATACCCAGAGGACAACAGTCACTGCGGAAG of the Amycolatopsis sp. NBC_01488 genome contains:
- a CDS encoding helix-turn-helix domain-containing protein, translating into MITTSTPVSHTRLRAFWRRSTPTGGEADDNVMPVLYTVKEACAVLRVSNWKLYELIRSRQLVTIRIGKRRLVPRDAVDTLIAHLRDEGTL
- a CDS encoding GNAT family N-acetyltransferase → MNPTTEPVRYNHLGPEEAADAAKALTALYREVYAEPPYNWDDEHAELFAKRFEQQRQAPGFDLVVAHATSGLVGFTFGVTLLPDTPWWQNLIAEVDSSLTEEYPDRTFALVELIVAQPWRQRGIGKQLYDRLLAGRREERATLTVLPAAEPAQRAYAAWGWRRVAQKRNPLPGSPVFDVMVKDFT
- a CDS encoding Rv3235 family protein; its protein translation is MEQLVSLKEAQASAEQFNVLTHLVGQTALTLEHLAIPEQKTLAASKPITQRVEQSVIAPYLEPVTREEQRFAAHVLSGLVEVLGGSRPLTQVEAHLSPQLCLALLGRQFRPNISGQGYRLRTFHFQKPSEHIIEAWGHAANAENVRAVVGRMQPYRREWRCTTATIL
- a CDS encoding tyrosine-type recombinase/integrase, whose protein sequence is MGRHANGEGTIYRRKDGRYEAAAYFLTTSGTRKRVRKVGKTRQEAHEKLARIKAQSQRGVPVPDRNWKMGEYLDYWLEHVVLPNRRPATYEQYEWAVRLFLKPNLGRESLALLSVPKVQVFLNQGIESGHSLRKAHVIRMVLSAALGQAQRDELVIRNVARLVVLDSYKPKEVRPWASDEAKQFLAAARTDPLYPAFALLVLYGLRRGEVLGLRWQDIDLATLEVRVRQQVQRVGHALIQGPVKTDAGNRDLPLLGLAHEALAAHKIRYHAMRDAAGTGWVDNGLIFTTKTGRPIEPKNFLRSFQRICRQHGVRVIRIHDVRHTTATLLKDLGVQARDAQLILGHAHVSTTQQLYQHVDMDARREALGKVERLFWRATSGSRCRQILPQTRELVDQTTSLLSGTPGRIRTCDPLVRSSIREGVQQRVTAVNNLVNERRKMWLLGLVAVSVAVKIDEVAES
- a CDS encoding antirestriction protein ArdA, whose protein sequence is MYHSNHSLDISSTTVNGDTNVEHLSTPQGGNFQNESTPPEHLTDEQLIHYGITEALREGRPIDHTTVRVIASQLHGGQRSPLYALASTGALTDGLRDELDAWREDNETGVEVEPWLDALDEYLDNRDDAAPVAGWHQLWPAQPERQDDEPDSRDEERPPYGPPADAMGRLAVSTSDQVEQSPEEAAACQALFERISAAGVRTLGEVAVVDTRDQDDLDDYPWTDAAAWSPTEVARHNFEERRYSVEELDVLFGAPPDNEIGTVSDLGWYGLVKHQDRPGGLILIQDEQGYRHVREALDDHALEVQWSAIETEYSTYHAERDAYEQANTEADASPSGHSPRIWVGSLADYNSGRLHGVWMDATLEPDELQAATQFMLRNGYTPDAEEWAIFDYEDFAGYSVGEYDSFDTVSRVARGLAQHGQAYTKWVEHVGIDSTELLTDEHFLDHYHGEWESAEEYVEHLLSETDAYDFMQFVPESIRHYVSVDVEAYARDMQSEGLLVEELHHGRVAVFWTR